Genomic segment of Mercurialis annua linkage group LG6, ddMerAnnu1.2, whole genome shotgun sequence:
TTCCCGGACCCACTCATACCTGAAAGATTCTGTGCAGACATACACATGGTAAGCTTCTTCTGTTTCAGCAACCCACAAAAGAATCCTCCACCGTCCGATGATGATCTGAAGTGATTTCCCGCCAAATTCCTAACCGTATTCCAATCTTTCAACGCCGTAGATgaagcagaagaagaagaagtggtAGAATCGGCACCATCAGATGAAAAATCCCCAGAATCACAGCAAGAATTCTCGCCGCCACCAACCTCATCCATCGACACCGATTTCTTTAAATCGCGCGGAGGCAACTGCCGTCTCCGGCGACCAATACTCTCTCCCATAAGATCCCGAAACCCAATCGCCGAGGCAGTATTAAACGTGGCATAATCAGAACCGTCGCTCACCGTAGCACCGATGTTGAGAACGCCGTGGAATCTTCCAGAAGGACGGCGAATCTGAAGAGCAATACACGACGGAGTTCTGGTTTGGTTAACAGGGGAATAAAGTGGGATGTTGCTGATAAGAAAACGAACGGTCCCGATTAAAGTATCACGGAAGCAACCAACGGCGCTGATCTCGAAGGTGACACCGGAAGTTTCGCTGGAGAGAAACTCGGGAGTGACTTTAAAGAGGAATTTATCGTTCCAAGTAGGATTTTCGCCGCCGACACGGTCAATGCGGGTTCGGAGTTTGATGGCGGAATCGACCCAAACGACGGCGTACGTTTGCATCTGCCGGAGATTATTTGACAATGGCTTTAAATCTTGGGCTGAAATCAAGTTGATTTCTAGAATTTTGGGTGTTTCCATGGTGGGATTTGTGTTTCTTGATTAGGGTTTTTAATAAGAATTTAGGGTTTTTAGGGTATGATCAAGATTCAAGAAACACTTAGAACAACCAAGAAAACAGTAAGACTATGAAGCATGATCACCGCCAACTGGCATTGACACAGAGTCAGAGTGACGGAGAGAAATGTTGTCAATGACAAAAATAACCTCAAACGGATCTATTTTCTGTTTAGACTGAGCTGCTTAACTTCGTGATTTTATCCTAGTAACACTATTACGTGGCACTTGGTGATACGTGCATCTTCCTTTCAGGTTTTTTTGCTAAACAATCAaaaatttcttaattaatttatttaattttatagattaaCAATTATTCATTTCTCtgctaaataaaaattaatttaccccTTAACTTATAAGCCATGGTTAATTACCACATATTTTAAtcttataattaatttagtcataaatttgttttttttaatcaattttgtcCCATTTTGACATAATAATTATTATCGGAGAGAGCAACATATGCGGAATCAACTGGAAAAATagtgtaaattaattaaaaaaacgtttgagactaaattgattataaaattaaaatacaagaTAATTAACCATCTGTTATAAGTTGAGGGACAAATTATAATACATCATCTGTTTCTGAAGAGATTAATGGAATGAATTAGTAAAGATGAGAATATGAACTTAGTATACACTATGAGACATTCTGCAATATTAGCATTGCGTAAGTTTACATACAAATCCCTCGTACTTAACACGACTTCAACAAAAGATGACAACTTTGAGGGAAGAAATCAACAATAAAagaattatcaaattaattccTACTTTCAGTGGCTACTAATCTCAAAAAAATATGAACTTCAATCTACAATAGCTTTGAATTAATAATTGTTGAGTTTGAATTTTCCGAGTTTTCGGGAGACGGTTTCACGTATTTCCCGATTACCTTCTGCCGTTGTTTACCCTTCATCCTCTTTAGTTTATCTTTACTTTGTTGCCGCCTCTTCTCTTTCTGCTGATTCCGGAGAATCCTTTCTTTCTCGAAAATGCCTTGCCAGATAACCTCTCCGGTTGATGGCCATAACCACCTTTTCTTGGGATTGTCAGAATCTGCCTCTTCCGCCAAGTCCTCATCCATGCTTTTTAGGGTAGCGTATGAGAACCATTTGATCCGCATCTTTCCCCTCCGACTCTTCATCTTGTGCTGTTCCTGCATTATTCCAGTCTCGGAGTCCACGTACACCATATGCCTTGCACTATGATATGCCCAAACATTGACGAGCAGCTCGAGAACTTGTGAGTAGCAATGCTTGTCCTgcaaacaaaatttatttttcaaacccCGACAGGCGAGTTCAAAGAGACAACAGAAGATTATTCCTCAAAAGAACATAAACCTACAGAAACAAAGCTACCTTCAATAAACTCAGATAACAATGCCCGCTCTGGTGGTGCACATCATACATTTGCTGATCCAATGCATCTACAAACATTCTGCATTGACATTTATTCAAGCTTAACATTTCGTTTTAGTTTACGACAAGCATAAAGAATGGACAAGGTTCAACTTTCGGGTTACAAAGGCGAAAAACAGCTTAACATACCTTGAAAACATTACAAACTCTTGAAATGACCTGGTTGGCAGAGCCCAACTCTGCATGACAGACCACGTGTCACCGTCATTAGGCATCGGTGGTAAAGCATCCAGATCTTGCTTGATGCCATACATCATCTTAAAGGCCTCGGAGAATGCCCACCTTTAATCAGTCGTCGAAAggacaaaatcaaaccaaagtTTAAATGAGAACGGAGATAGAAGATAATTTGGGACATAAATatggataaaaaaattgaagtaaaTGCAATAGATGCAAACTTACTTGCAATTGCCAGCATTAATAGCATCACAAAATGACCAAAAATCATTTTGCACCTGGTTTCTAGGATCTGTATCCATGCGAACCCAAAAGTAGAGTGTATCCCCGTGCCTCCGTGTTTCGATTGCATCTAATAACGCCTTTTCAGCAGTCCGAGATAAAGATGTCTGCATATTCCCCCCAGAATTATAATTAGAAGTGTAAATGGCAAGAAACAAGAAGTTTGGAATTCTTATACTTAATAGTCACTTTGGATCACTAAACTTTAGGTACATAACAAAACCGCATTTTAAGCATTTTAAAgtttttacaaacatcttggtTTATTTcagtaatttttttgtttttccttttatctataaattcttttactccTTAGACAAAGGAATAGCTAGTCATGGTCCAGGGTCAGCCAGACATTTTATCATACTAACACATGCAAGATTGTTCTGACAAGatcaatataatatttaaaggGCCCAAAATGTTTAAGTTCCAAAAAATTAGGATTTTCTAAGTCAGACAAATACAGATGATTTCCACCTTTTTTTTTCTGTAAAGAAACTACATATGATTaagcaataaaaaataatatatgtacAAAAGAAACAGGAACTAAAGATATACCTTCCTCGCAGTTGCCCTCCAAGATTGAAACCCTATCCAAGGATTTTTGTGAATAGGGTCAATCTTATATGCAATTGCAAAAAATGCTCCATATTCACCGAGAACATCTCGATAGTATGGATTGCTAAGAAGTGGTAGACGAGAGGATGCATCAACATCATCCATCCTGGGTCTTCTACCTTTTGTAGACTGCCACAATAGCAAGTACATCAAAATCAGATAGCAAAAGCTTCATGCTCTTGCAGGAgttgttaatatttttaattaaaattggatcGTCACAAAAGCTCAAAAAATAAGGTACAGTAGTCTTTGATTAGAAGAATGatataaaatgataaacaaGTTTCAACCAACGAATATCATCTTGCAGACATGATGTATGACTCTTAAACAAAATACTCAATAACCTTAATAAAAAATCTACATAGCATCTTAATAGAACTAATTCGGACTAGGTAAAAGAATGAAGAACAGATAGGCAAACTCACCAGTCCTATTCCACGATAAAGTGAACTACTGTGAAGAAAAGACCAGGTTGCTTCCCCAAGGTATGGTTCGTATATGCACAATGGTTGACCTGTTCTCTCGAGCTCCCTTTCATCCCTTTCATGTAACTCATTTCTAGATCGGTCGACCCTTTTGGCACTTCGATATACTTCCTCCCATGTACCATGAGGTTGAACTGTTCGATCTTTTAGCTGCATGATATCGAaagaatatcaaatttcctTACTCAAAAAGGGGTGTAATGTACTAAAGAGAACAAGAAGGACAGTTCAGCATAGCATTTGTTCGAGGATCATTAATTTCCAAGATTCTTACCTCTTGTTCCTCTCTTCTCTTTCTCGCGTAAAGTATCTGATTGTTTTTCTCTTCTTCCCAAATGTCATATGAGAATGATTCATCGTTGGAACCTACAGAATTATAGATTTCTCTTTGGGCATGGTTCCACTGCTCCTCAACCTTAGTCAAGAATCTAGAACTTCTCAAAGTGCTATCTTCATAGGTCGAATTCGAAAACGCCTCAAATAGATCCCAGCGCCATTCTTCTATTAACTTCGAAGGAATCTGCACAATAGCCTTCGGAATTGCAACTTCTGAAGAGAGCTTAATTATGTTTTCGAGCAGATAAGCATAACCTTCAACAGTTTCTGCAACCATCATATTTTTAGCAGTGAATTTTCCCACTGAAGCAATGTTGCGAGCTAAAGGAGATAGTTTTCCGTTAGAAATCACTTGGGACATAATCTGCGTCAGAACCCGGATGTTCTCCTTAGGAAAAAGATAGCCGTTCACTCTGTCATCAACCTAATTGTCATTGCTAATACAGTCagtaaaatgtttaaaagacaaaagaagaatgaaaaaaaaatgtgttGGACAAAGAGAAAAGAAACACTAGCAATTAGAAGCATACATATTTCCTGATCATAAACAGATCTGGCGCTATGATGGGTTTCCCGATGCACATGGCTTTCATCAAAATTTCTGGAAATGATTGCTCCTCATGGAAGGATCCGTATATAACAATATCAGCTGCGTCTAGAAAACTACCTGCATTTCCATCAACAGCTATGTGCTTAACAGAACTTCTTGGATAATGTAGGTTAATAGCAATTGCCTGAGGATAAAATAAGATGAAGGAATTAGCTTGAATTTTTTACAACAGGGAGCCAAGATCAGCAGGTATAGTATAATGCATACCTCAACAGCCACACTGTAATTACTTGTTGAATTCCAGCTAAAAACAATGATTTTGATATGAGAATTTGATTTATCATCGTATGAGGGATCTAGGAGAAGTGGTGATAATGCCTGCAAAATGAGTGCATGCTCCAGCCACAGACCTCTATACAGAAACTGACTTCCTACAATTGCAATAACCATATCATCAGGCCCATAACCCATCTTCAGACGCATGCTTTCTTTGTATAATGCTGCCATAGAATCTGCTTCCCATGCGTTGCCAGGTGAACCAGGCACAACATAATAATTCCCAGAATCAAATGCTGAGTACATCAtctgtattttaaaaatcaaatcactGGAGATAAATAAGGACTTTAGCACCAGTGCTAAAAGCACGAGATTTGCATAAGGacagttataaaaaaaagatttttgtTTGAAACTcacaaaatataatttagaatttttaagataaaaataagCTTATCAGACGTAATCAGAGTGCTGTAACTTAAAAACAGTCTCTCGTtgaaaaaaggaaaagaataagAATATCTATAGCAACTATTGCTTAAAAATAAACCTTTGTTCATGAGAGAAAATACTTTATGATAAGTAATTACCGGTAGGGCATGGTTTGGGAAGACAACTACGGTAGCACGGTTGAAAACTCTTTTCCAGTCATTCAAAAGCTCAGTTTGCCCATCTGAAGAGTATTGCCGTGAACGAACAGCAAGCGTATTTTCATGGATGGTCCATATAAGAGGAATGGACTTGAAAGGTTCCTGCATAAAACtgtaaaaaatgaaatcaatcGAGATCAGAATTATCACAGAGATCCTGCATAAAAATGTTAATTGGCTTGGACAAGTCAGGCTTCTAGCAGATAAACTCCATCATGGCAGGCTGACTTCTGATGAATGTTCAAACTAAATGGAAGTGAAGAATTCATCACAGAGATCAGAATCATCCAGGCATACAGCAATGGCAGTAATGCGTAGTATTGACATCAAGCAGATTTGAACAAgaattaaacaaaaagaaaaaacatctTACCATGAAAATATAACCTTGGCCTCAAGTGAGTGCACAAGTATGCCGTCAAAACTGCAAAAGCAAAGCACCGAAATTAGATATAGTAACAAAGTCAGTGATTCCATGAGACAAACAATTCCAATAATTTGATCATCACACaggcaaaaaaaatcaaagcatttaaataatttaacagaAAACCGGCCTTGATACAGTTCAGCTTTCTGAATCATTCAAAAGCATATAAATGAGTTGTTTTGATTAACCATCCCTAATAAACATGGTACAACCAATGGCTTGTCTCCTAGAACAGTAATAAATATTACAAAGCTTAAGTTTAGAACTTCAGAAGAAGTACGAACTAAAATGTAGTTCTAGGATTGTCTAAGCAACTTGAGAGAAATCCATACAAGACAATAAGTGAGTCGTTTGTGATAGACGATCATCAACAATGATTGTGCGTCACATGCAATAGTGTCACACTGACCAAACAAAGAAATTAGTGTAAAATTAGATGTTCTCGAACAGTTTCTTCTTTAACTTCATTTCAATATTAATTACAGTAGAAATGTTCTTAGTATGTAACAAAATTGTTTGCCTGACTTCATACATTAGCCAATCAACAGAAATCTCCATCATGTGATTTTTCTGGAAAATTGTGACTGGAACTCCTATGCTTTTCCATATGTCATGCACGGGACCATCCTTGACTGAAAAAACCTGCAAACAAATGGCAGTCAGTTTGATTTATAGCCAACTGAAGAAACCTCATGTCCATCGATCATGGTGTTGAAAACTTAAATTAAGCTCAAGTATTACCCAACTAAAAAGACTAACCAATGTAATCCTCTCTCGTGAAAAAAAGTCAATAACTAGATAAAGAAATAAAACATCCATTTCGCTAAGAATTCAAAGCACTATGTCAATCAAACTCAACCTCCATTAGAGCATAACTACCAAGTTCATATTAGTAACTCCTTCTTGCCAAAAACAACTccacataatttataaaaataagccAATAAACAACATAATCTTTATATACCTATGTGGGTTCCGGGATTGGCCTTAGCTCAAATACACACACTTAAATCACAAGTGAGAGAGGATTGGTTTTGTGGGGTTAAAGTTAAAGCACAAAACATTCTAAAATTTCAATGAAGCAATGTCATTTCCCTCTTCATCTAAAGTCTAAGTGCCTAATATTAACTATCCAATGTAGCAAATAGAGAGGTCAATAAGAAACCTGAATTGCATAACCAATCTCTTGCAATGCAGTTGCAACAGTCACCATCGTCAGTTGCTGCGGATCAGCAAACAGATCCGCAAAGACCTACAAGCGAACACCAACATAACATGAATCAATTGAAACGAAAATTCGATGaattcaaaacaaaacattacaCATCAAATTCAACAATGacaacaaacaaaaacaaacactaACCAATGCAAGCTGGGGTTTCCTATATCCAAAACGAACTCGAGTTCTATTAAATCCAGACAAAGATAAATTCACCTCTCTATTTTCCTTAAATTTCTCTAAAACCTTAACAGGCTCAAACACTATATCTTCACCAAAATCCAAAGTACCCATTAGTTTCAAATACAACAAATCCCCAGAAACAGCCTCATTTCTCCTCAAAGAAACCTCTGATTTATCAACAACATAACCAGGTAAAAACATCTGAAAAAGAACAACAAAGAACAAAAAAACAGCAACAGTACAAATCCATTGGAGATAATCCAGCTTCTTAAACAGCAAGAACCGTGAGAATCTCGATCTGGGTCTTTGTAATAAAAACGGGTATCTATTACCAGCTGAAGAGGAGCGTAGAAGACTCTCTCTTTTCAATGGAACCCCGTTTTCTAAAGAACCCATCTGTTTTTTTCTATCAGTTATTACAGTGCGCCCATGAAATTAgctccaaaataaagtacagtgGCAATTGAAGATGATGCTTGTGAGTACAGTAATAGATGGAGAAAGATTATTGATTGAAAGTGATGA
This window contains:
- the LOC126685982 gene encoding uncharacterized protein LOC126685982, producing the protein METPKILEINLISAQDLKPLSNNLRQMQTYAVVWVDSAIKLRTRIDRVGGENPTWNDKFLFKVTPEFLSSETSGVTFEISAVGCFRDTLIGTVRFLISNIPLYSPVNQTRTPSCIALQIRRPSGRFHGVLNIGATVSDGSDYATFNTASAIGFRDLMGESIGRRRRQLPPRDLKKSVSMDEVGGGENSCCDSGDFSSDGADSTTSSSSASSTALKDWNTVRNLAGNHFRSSSDGGGFFCGLLKQKKLTMCMSAQNLSGMSGSGKEN
- the LOC126686964 gene encoding uncharacterized protein LOC126686964 isoform X1, coding for MGSLENGVPLKRESLLRSSSAGNRYPFLLQRPRSRFSRFLLFKKLDYLQWICTVAVFLFFVVLFQMFLPGYVVDKSEVSLRRNEAVSGDLLYLKLMGTLDFGEDIVFEPVKVLEKFKENREVNLSLSGFNRTRVRFGYRKPQLALVFADLFADPQQLTMVTVATALQEIGYAIQVFSVKDGPVHDIWKSIGVPVTIFQKNHMMEISVDWLIFDGILVHSLEAKVIFSCFMQEPFKSIPLIWTIHENTLAVRSRQYSSDGQTELLNDWKRVFNRATVVVFPNHALPMMYSAFDSGNYYVVPGSPGNAWEADSMAALYKESMRLKMGYGPDDMVIAIVGSQFLYRGLWLEHALILQALSPLLLDPSYDDKSNSHIKIIVFSWNSTSNYSVAVEAIAINLHYPRSSVKHIAVDGNAGSFLDAADIVIYGSFHEEQSFPEILMKAMCIGKPIIAPDLFMIRKYVDDRVNGYLFPKENIRVLTQIMSQVISNGKLSPLARNIASVGKFTAKNMMVAETVEGYAYLLENIIKLSSEVAIPKAIVQIPSKLIEEWRWDLFEAFSNSTYEDSTLRSSRFLTKVEEQWNHAQREIYNSVGSNDESFSYDIWEEEKNNQILYARKRREEQELKDRTVQPHGTWEEVYRSAKRVDRSRNELHERDERELERTGQPLCIYEPYLGEATWSFLHSSSLYRGIGLSTKGRRPRMDDVDASSRLPLLSNPYYRDVLGEYGAFFAIAYKIDPIHKNPWIGFQSWRATARKTSLSRTAEKALLDAIETRRHGDTLYFWVRMDTDPRNQVQNDFWSFCDAINAGNCKWAFSEAFKMMYGIKQDLDALPPMPNDGDTWSVMQSWALPTRSFQEFVMFSRMFVDALDQQMYDVHHQSGHCYLSLLKDKHCYSQVLELLVNVWAYHSARHMVYVDSETGIMQEQHKMKSRRGKMRIKWFSYATLKSMDEDLAEEADSDNPKKRWLWPSTGEVIWQGIFEKERILRNQQKEKRRQQSKDKLKRMKGKQRQKVIGKYVKPSPENSENSNSTIINSKLL
- the LOC126686964 gene encoding uncharacterized protein LOC126686964 isoform X2; the encoded protein is MQFRFFSVKDGPVHDIWKSIGVPVTIFQKNHMMEISVDWLIFDGILVHSLEAKVIFSCFMQEPFKSIPLIWTIHENTLAVRSRQYSSDGQTELLNDWKRVFNRATVVVFPNHALPMMYSAFDSGNYYVVPGSPGNAWEADSMAALYKESMRLKMGYGPDDMVIAIVGSQFLYRGLWLEHALILQALSPLLLDPSYDDKSNSHIKIIVFSWNSTSNYSVAVEAIAINLHYPRSSVKHIAVDGNAGSFLDAADIVIYGSFHEEQSFPEILMKAMCIGKPIIAPDLFMIRKYVDDRVNGYLFPKENIRVLTQIMSQVISNGKLSPLARNIASVGKFTAKNMMVAETVEGYAYLLENIIKLSSEVAIPKAIVQIPSKLIEEWRWDLFEAFSNSTYEDSTLRSSRFLTKVEEQWNHAQREIYNSVGSNDESFSYDIWEEEKNNQILYARKRREEQELKDRTVQPHGTWEEVYRSAKRVDRSRNELHERDERELERTGQPLCIYEPYLGEATWSFLHSSSLYRGIGLSTKGRRPRMDDVDASSRLPLLSNPYYRDVLGEYGAFFAIAYKIDPIHKNPWIGFQSWRATARKTSLSRTAEKALLDAIETRRHGDTLYFWVRMDTDPRNQVQNDFWSFCDAINAGNCKWAFSEAFKMMYGIKQDLDALPPMPNDGDTWSVMQSWALPTRSFQEFVMFSRMFVDALDQQMYDVHHQSGHCYLSLLKDKHCYSQVLELLVNVWAYHSARHMVYVDSETGIMQEQHKMKSRRGKMRIKWFSYATLKSMDEDLAEEADSDNPKKRWLWPSTGEVIWQGIFEKERILRNQQKEKRRQQSKDKLKRMKGKQRQKVIGKYVKPSPENSENSNSTIINSKLL